In one Streptomyces venezuelae genomic region, the following are encoded:
- a CDS encoding serine/threonine-protein kinase has product MEKLVPGDPQRIGAYRLLARLGAGGMGQVYLARSERGRTVAVKLVREELAEQDEFRNRFRQEVQAARQVGGAWTAPVLDADTEAAIPWLATGYVAGPSLQAVVSHDHGPLPERSVNILGAGLAHALKDIHAAGMVHRDLKPSNVLVTIDGPRVIDFGIARALETVTDGGLTRTGALVGSPGFMAPEQVRGDRITPACDVFCLGSVLAYAASGALPFGTANSGVHALMFRIAQEEPDLEELPEGLTELIAACLRKEPGDRPSLDEVLERTGAADALGDGHTLDPWLPGALVAQLGRHAVQLLDAEDPEEAAAQEAGEGAEVGAGAGSGAARDATPPPPGKPGTAPLDHLPTMVSGGSGSGSGGGGQAPPAPAPTPTPAPPPGAPVYGYPHQPPHQPAGYGYPQYPHQHPQAAPPGFGPTPPYGPVPPPEPARRSGRSTAALVVVALIVALGAGGTVYAVMNGDSADDKQRDDSANGTGASSAPKTPGSATPSPESSGPEPSPSDSDDGTVPDKYLGTWSGGLDTANGHSTRELTLQQGGVGDTVLSVTADGPADGGGTYHCVFQGKLVSASGERLRIGPTEVTVGEPMTSCTPGDPSVITVLGNGKLRRANTDGSGELTYEKGN; this is encoded by the coding sequence ATGGAGAAGCTCGTGCCTGGGGATCCGCAGCGGATCGGCGCGTATCGGCTGTTGGCGCGGCTCGGGGCCGGTGGGATGGGGCAGGTGTATCTCGCGCGGTCCGAGCGCGGGCGCACCGTCGCCGTGAAACTGGTCCGGGAAGAGCTTGCCGAGCAGGACGAGTTCCGGAACCGGTTCCGGCAGGAAGTGCAGGCCGCGCGGCAGGTGGGGGGTGCGTGGACCGCGCCCGTTCTGGATGCCGACACCGAGGCCGCCATCCCTTGGCTCGCCACCGGGTACGTGGCGGGGCCCTCGCTCCAGGCCGTCGTCTCGCACGATCACGGGCCGCTGCCCGAGCGGTCCGTCAACATCCTCGGTGCCGGGCTCGCCCACGCCCTCAAGGACATTCATGCCGCCGGCATGGTCCACCGCGACCTCAAGCCGTCCAACGTCCTCGTCACCATCGACGGGCCGCGCGTCATCGACTTCGGTATCGCGCGGGCCCTGGAGACGGTGACCGACGGGGGGCTGACCCGTACCGGCGCGCTCGTCGGGTCGCCCGGGTTCATGGCTCCCGAGCAGGTGCGGGGGGATCGGATCACTCCCGCCTGTGACGTCTTCTGTCTCGGGTCCGTGCTCGCCTACGCCGCGTCCGGCGCCCTGCCCTTCGGGACCGCCAACAGTGGCGTGCACGCGCTGATGTTCCGCATCGCGCAGGAGGAGCCCGACCTGGAGGAGCTTCCCGAGGGGCTCACGGAGTTGATCGCCGCCTGCCTTCGCAAGGAGCCGGGGGACCGGCCCTCCCTCGATGAAGTCCTTGAGCGTACGGGGGCCGCCGATGCGTTGGGGGACGGGCACACCCTAGATCCCTGGCTGCCGGGGGCTCTCGTCGCCCAACTGGGTCGTCATGCCGTCCAGTTGCTGGATGCCGAGGATCCGGAGGAGGCCGCCGCGCAGGAGGCCGGCGAGGGTGCGGAAGTCGGGGCCGGTGCGGGCAGCGGTGCGGCGCGGGACGCCACGCCTCCTCCGCCCGGCAAGCCCGGGACCGCTCCCCTCGACCATCTGCCCACCATGGTTTCCGGCGGCAGCGGCAGTGGCAGCGGTGGCGGTGGCCAGGCTCCGCCCGCGCCCGCGCCCACTCCCACGCCCGCTCCCCCGCCCGGCGCCCCCGTCTACGGCTACCCGCACCAGCCACCCCATCAGCCCGCCGGCTACGGCTACCCGCAGTACCCACACCAGCACCCCCAGGCCGCCCCGCCCGGGTTCGGGCCCACTCCCCCGTACGGGCCCGTCCCGCCGCCCGAGCCCGCGCGGCGCAGCGGGCGGTCCACCGCCGCGCTCGTCGTCGTCGCCCTGATAGTGGCCCTCGGAGCGGGCGGCACCGTCTACGCCGTCATGAACGGCGACAGCGCCGACGACAAGCAGCGCGACGACTCCGCCAACGGGACCGGCGCCAGCAGCGCGCCAAAGACTCCGGGGTCCGCCACGCCCTCCCCCGAGTCCAGCGGCCCCGAACCGTCTCCGTCCGATTCCGACGACGGCACCGTCCCGGACAAGTACCTCGGCACCTGGTCCGGCGGCCTCGACACCGCCAACGGTCACAGCACCCGTGAACTCACCCTCCAGCAGGGCGGGGTCGGTGACACCGTGCTGTCCGTGACGGCCGACGGGCCCGCCGACGGCGGCGGCACCTATCACTGCGTCTTCCAGGGCAAGCTCGTCTCCGCGTCCGGCGAGCGGCTGCGCATCGGGCCCACCGAGGTCACCGTCGGCGAGCCCATGACGTCCTGCACGCCCGGCGACCCGAGCGTCATCACCGTCCTCGGCAACGGCAAGCTGCGGCGTGCCAACACGGACGGCAGCGGCGAGTTGACGTACGAAAAGGGGAACTGA